The window CTCCCCTTCCCAACTATGTGGCTGGCATACCTCTATATAAACCCAGCCAAACTGGGACGGTGGGAATCAAAATCCTCTCTCAAATTCCGTTTTCCGTTTCCGCATCAAATCTTCGCTCCCCTAAATCCCCGAACTTTTTCGGTTTCTGATTCCCCAGATTTCCGATTCCCGATTCCCGATCTTCGAATCCAGTGGGGGTGTTTGAGAGTCGGATTTGTTTGAAATCGTGGAATTTAGAAACCGTGGATTGAAAAGAAAGTCGCATGAGCTGGTTGGGGAAGCTGGGTTTCATAAAGAGAATATCGAATTCCAATTCCAATCACTTCATCACGTGTCTCTTGATTTTCACCCTCCATTATTCCCCTCAATTGCCCCTTTCCTTGTTGGAATTCGAGAAGAAAGCCCTCGATCCCTTATTATCATTGTCTATACCCCAATTTAATTCTAATTTAAATCCCAATTTAGTAATTTTAATTTGAATCACCATGGCTTCCGGTAATAGCAACAGTAATAGTAGTAGTACTACTCCCCAATTGCGCAGAGGTCCGTTTCGCATTAATACGTTTTTGTTTTGTAAGCTAGTTCGAAATTTTAACCATGCTAGATTTTGATTTTGATTTTGATTTTGATTTTGGAAAATGCAGCTGCCTGCAATTCGGAGGTTGAGAGGAGGCCGACCTTGAGCGGAACGACGCCGTCTCCGTCTGTGATAGTGATCGGTGGAGGCATGGCTGGGATTGCAGCTGCGCGTGCTCTTCACGATGCTTCATTTCAGGTAGCTTATGATGAAATTGGTTTAATGAGGTACATTGGAGTGTGGAGTTGTGGGTTGTGAAGGTTTGAATTTTTTGTGTGGTTAGGTTGTGCTGTTGGAGTCTCGGGATCGACTTGGTGGTCGGGTTCACACTGATTACTCGTTTGGTTTTCCGATTGACTTGGGTGCATCATGGTAAGCTGATATTTGAATTGTATTTGGAGTTTTTGGCCCGGAGTCATGTGGTTAATTTTGTGTTTTTATGGATTAGGTTGCATGGAGTATGTAAAGAGAATCCCTTGGCTCCATTAATTGGGAGACTGGGTTTGCCTTTATATCGAACCAGTGGTGATAACTCTGTGTTGTATGATCATGACTTAGAAAGGTACTTAACCTCTTATATTATGTGTTAGTTGAATATTCATCGTCTCTCTTATTGTAGTCTGTGATATATACATAAGTTCAGAACTTTAGACTGTTTTCGCTCTTTAAAACTGTTAAGTCGAGACCTTTTCTAGTGTTAGCTGACATAAATTATCTCTGTGTTCTATTTTGCAGCTATGCACTCTTTGATATGGACGGGAAACAAGTTCCTCAAGATTTAGTTACGAAAGTTGGTCTAACATTTGAGGAAATTTTAAAAGAGGCAAGTCATTTTATGTTTGTTATCCTTCTTTTCGTAGTATTTTTAGATTATAGTTGCCGAGGGTTACTTGGTTTTGCTCCTTTTAAGCCTCAATTGTGGGTCATCTTTTGAGACGGCTATTGTTTCTTAATTGCAGACAGATGAGGTAAGAAAGGAATTCCCAGAAGATATGTCCATCTCCCGTGCTTTTTCAATTGTTTTTCAAAGGAAACCAGAATTAAGGTACCAAATGAGAACCATATTTCATTGATTTAACTAATGTTTAACATTATGAAAGTCCAGGAGTAACTTATTCAAATTGCTTCTGTATACACTATATAGGTTGGAAGGAATTCCCCATAAGGTATTGCAGTGGTATTTGTGCCGAATGGAAGGCTGGTTTGCAGCAGATGCTGATACAATTTCTCTTAAATGCTGGGATCAGGCAAACTTCTCATCTATCCTTTTCTGGGCGAGCAAAAGATTTCAAACAATGATCCTTTTATTGTTGTTTTTTATTTACGACTAAATCAAATACTTGTCAATTTAAATTTAGATGCGGAGTCTATCACTCTTAAATCCGAAAAAATTATCATCAAGTAAAAGAAATTTTTAAATATGCTATTGTAGATTTGTAGTGCTGCTCATTGACTGCATGCACATCAGATGATTGTGTTATTCTTTTTGTGAAACACTAGTGATTAGGATGAACTTTATGGTAATGAGTGAACTATAATGAATGCTATTTAATTGTAGCAATTTTGTTTTTCTGTTGTACAGGAAGAACTGCTTCCTGGTGGTCATGGTCTTATGGTCAGGGGATATCGCCCTGTTATAAACACCCTTGCCAAAGGTCTTGACATTCGCCTAGGCCACAGGTAGGCATTGATTTTCATAAATAATTGCCCAATGTATATGTTCTATCATCTGCTTGTAGCTTATTCAACAATTACATATCTTTTGTTGTCAGGGTGACAAAAATTTTAAGGCGGTATAATGGCGTGATGGTAACAGTAGAAGATGGGAGATCATTTATTGCAGATGCTGCTATTGTTGCTGTTCCCCTCGGTGTGCTCAAGGCAAATATCATCAAGTTTGAGCCAAAGCTACCTGACTGGAAGGATGCAGCCATTGCTGAACTTGGAGTGGGAATTGAGAATAAGATAGTGTTGCACTTTGAGAAGGTGTTCTGGCCCAATGTGGAGTTTTTAGGAGTGGTTGCGGAGACATCTTACTGTTGCAGCTACTTTCTAAATCTTCACAAGGCTACTGGTCATTCTGTGCTTGTTTATATGCCTGCAGGGCAGCTGGCCAAAGACATTGAGAAAATGTCTGATGAAAAGGCTGCTGACTTCGCATATACGCAACTCAAGAAGATCCTGCCAGATGCTTCTGATCCGGTAATCCTTGTTTCTCGATTTCTAACAAAGGCATCTTGATTATTCCATTCTATAGTTCAAAACTAACTTGATCTATGATTTTGAACCCTGCAGATTCATTTCCTTGTTTCTCGCTGGGGAACAGATATTAATTCACTTGGGTCCTATAGCTACGATATGGTAGGCAAACCCCATGATCTGTATGAGAAGCTAAGGGTCCCAGTAGATAACCTCTTCTTTGCTGGGGAGGCAACAAGTACGGACTTCCCAGGTTCTGTGCATGGTGCATTCGCTACTGGAGTGATGGCTGCTGAAGATTGCAGGATGCGCGTTCTGGAGCGATATGGTGAGTTGGATTTGTTCGAGCCAGTCATGGGTGAGGAGGCCATGTCTATCCCAATTCAGATCTCCCGCCTGTAACTTGCTGGTTATTCTCTCTTAGAGAAGAATGCAAGTATTGCAGATGTAGATGTCAGATTTGCTGTACACAGTCCCGATCTTGACTTGTCTGTGTGGGAGTATCGATCTCTACTGTGGATAATCATTAAATAAATCTTAAGAATCTAGTCTGCTAATAGCTAGTGGAATGTTGCAATGGACATTCCGATGGACCTTAAATGACCTCCTTTGTAACGAACTGTGTTATTACAAGTCAATCTATCACGTATGTCACTACCTTAGTCCTGCTGATATTTGTTTACAACGAACTCTGTGAGTTAGACGCTGATACATTATTTTTAATATTTGCGTTAGTACTGTGAAACTCAAGTTAAGTTTGCTAATTTTGTGGACATTTGGGACAAACATGTTCATGTCGATCGGTCCAGCACGAATGTGACGAATCAAATCAACCATGAGTTCTGTTCAATATAATCATGCTTCACCACAATGTCAAAGATGAATAGTCCAGCTGAGTTCATATCAAGACAATGAGGATGTAAATGGGTACAAACAACTCAAAGAAATTGAATCTGCAAGTTTTCTTTCAATGTTTCACCTTGAGGTTGCAGTTTCAAAAAAATCATAAAAAATTGCAATCAGAACAAACATTTTTCTTTCCTTCTAACCATGGATTGAATTAAATAACTATCTAATACGGTTGCTCAGCTAAAACATGTACATTTACACGCTGAGCAAAGTTGACATTTTAAGCAAATGCATTGCCAAAAACCTGCCCAAAAGAATCTCCAACATTGTGATTTCTCTGCAATCCATTGAAAAATTAAAGTGGGCTTCTTTTCCCGTCACTTTCTTGTTTTCCATAAAAAGCTCAAGTTACAATCACCCCTTGAATTGATTCTTGTGCCTTTTTATGGTAAATGAATGAGAATAATATCCAAATTCCAAAATGAGAAGACTCCCAGTTCCCAAGTGGCTCTAGTAAAAGGTTCCTGTATATAAATGAAGCACTAGTCAGATTTAGCTCTGAAACTTCTTCGGAAACAAACATTAGCAACTACTAAAACTTATACCCATTTAACAGCGTGATCATCACATAATAGAGCTGAAGCTTTCGATAGGATCAGATTCTTCAAGCATGGTAGCTGCCTGAAAGCAGTCTGCTGCATCAGCCATCCGTCCATCATCTCTGTGAATGATTCCCAAGTGATACCAAGCTTTACGATTGTTAGGGTTGAGCCTGAGTGCATCTGAGAGTAAACTTCTTGCCACAGGCAATGCCTTAGGTCCCATCTTTGACATAAGCACGGCAACCCCAATTTTGCCAGGAACATAATAGGGTTCTTGCATAAGAGCATTAATATAAGTGACTAGAGCTTCATGACTTCTCCCACATCCTTCCAAGATAATGCCTATTATATATAGAGAGAAATAAGTTTCAAGTAAACATGCTATTTATAAAAATAATGTAACATTCATTTACATGTTAGATGAGTGAAGTTCTTGCCTTCTGCGTGCAGTGTTTCTGCAGCAAACTGCTTCAACTCTCTGGC of the Fragaria vesca subsp. vesca linkage group LG6, FraVesHawaii_1.0, whole genome shotgun sequence genome contains:
- the LOC101293991 gene encoding probable polyamine oxidase 2-like: MASGNSNSNSSSTTPQLRRAACNSEVERRPTLSGTTPSPSVIVIGGGMAGIAAARALHDASFQVVLLESRDRLGGRVHTDYSFGFPIDLGASWLHGVCKENPLAPLIGRLGLPLYRTSGDNSVLYDHDLESYALFDMDGKQVPQDLVTKVGLTFEEILKETDEVRKEFPEDMSISRAFSIVFQRKPELRLEGIPHKVLQWYLCRMEGWFAADADTISLKCWDQEELLPGGHGLMVRGYRPVINTLAKGLDIRLGHRVTKILRRYNGVMVTVEDGRSFIADAAIVAVPLGVLKANIIKFEPKLPDWKDAAIAELGVGIENKIVLHFEKVFWPNVEFLGVVAETSYCCSYFLNLHKATGHSVLVYMPAGQLAKDIEKMSDEKAADFAYTQLKKILPDASDPIHFLVSRWGTDINSLGSYSYDMVGKPHDLYEKLRVPVDNLFFAGEATSTDFPGSVHGAFATGVMAAEDCRMRVLERYGELDLFEPVMGEEAMSIPIQISRL